ATGTGCTTTGCACCCGATATGGCTCCGGCTATGGCAGCCTGCTCTTCCTCATTCGAAATCCCCTTGCCTGCAAAAAATGAGGCTCCTCCGTTGGAGAACTGGATAATGACAGGAGAGTTGACCTCCTTTGCCGCCTCAAGAACGGCATTCACCGAGTTGGTACTTACAACGTTTACAGCGGGCAAAGCATAATTCCCTGCCTTCGCAATGCTGAAAACCGTTTTTACATCATCGCCGGTTACGACACCGGGTTTCACCCTGTTTAAGATTTTTTCAGACATAACATTAATATTGAAGTTATTATAAAAAACGTCTCCACTAAACCGGCGTAAATTTATAACATTTTACGCAAATGGCCGTACCGGGTAGAGGTTTATTGCCCTGATTAATCATAATCTGCTGATTGCCTGCCAGTATATTTGCACCGCCCGGCATTACCCGGGCCAGGCCTCCTGTTATCAGACATTATAGGTTGACGATGCTGTTGTGCCTCCCCTGCCGGTCCAGTTGGTATGGAAAAACTCACCCCCCGGCTTGTCAATCCTCTCATAGGTATGCGCACCGAAGTAGTCGCGCTGCGCCTGCAGAAGGTTGGCAGGCAGCCTTTCGCACCTGTATCCGTCGTAATAGCAAAGGGCAGAGCTGAGTGCGGGCACAGGTATTCCATTGCTGACTGCCGTGGCAACCACCTTTCGCCAGCTGTCCTGTGCACGATGGACAGTCTCTTTGAAGAACGGGTCTAGCAGCAGGTTCTTCAGATGAGGATCATTATCGAATGCCTCCTTGATCTTGCCAAGGAATACCGAACGGATAATACAGCCTCCCCTCCACATCATGGCGATTCCCCCGTAGTTGAGATCCCAGCCATATTCCTGTGCAGCTTCGCGCATCAGCACGTAGCCCTGAGCGTACGAAACCATCTTCGAGGCGTAGAGCGCCTGCCTCAGGTCCTCCACAAACTCCACACGGTCGCCCGTAAAAACGGGCTCCGGCCCCTTGAGGATCTTTGAAGCCCCGATCCTCTCGTTCTTCTGGGCCGAGAGGCACCTCGAGAAGACCGACTCGCCTATAAGTGTAAGCGGCACTCCCAGCTCAAGCGCCGTGATGCCGGTCCACTTCCCGGTCCCCTTCTGTCCCGCCGTATCGAGTATCTTGTCTACCATTGGCTCGCCATCCTCATCCTTATATGCCAGGATATCACGGGTGATCTCTATCAGGTAGCTGTCCAGCTCCCCTTCATTCCAGGCCTTGAACACTTCGTGCATCTCGCCGGCGCTCATGCCCAGCACCTCCTTCATGATATGGTAGGCCTCGCAGATAAGCTGCATGTCGCCGTACTCGATGCCGTTGTGCACCATCTTCACAAAGTGACCCGCGCCATCCTCGCCCACCCAGTCACAGCAGGGCGTTCCATCTGCCACCCTGGCAGCGATGGACTGGAAGATATCCTTCACAAGCGGCCATGCCGCCCTGGAGCCGCCCGGCATTATTGAGGGGCCCTTAAGCGCTCCCTCCTCACCGCCCGACACACCGGTGCCGATGTAGAGAAACCCCTTGTTCTCAAGGTAGGCGGTACGCCGGTTGGTATCGGGAAAATGGGAGTTGCCCCCGTCAATAAGCACATCGCCCTTATCAAGGTAGGGTATTATCTGCCCGATAAAATCGTCGACCGGCTTGCCTGCCTTTACCATCAGCATGATCTTGCGCGGTTTCTCAAGCGAGTCAACCAGCTCCTGGAGACTGCGTGTGCCGATAATGTTCTTGTCCTTCCCCCGGCCTTCGACAAAGCGGTCGACCTTGTCGGTTGTCCTGTTGTAGACCGCCACAGTAAAACCTTTGCTTTCCATGTTCAAAACGAGGTTCTCGCCCATGACGGCGAGTCCCACCAGTCCGATATCTGCTTTTTCCTTCATATTGTAATGTTTAGGTTAATATTTCCGTTTGTCTGACATCTGTTCTGTTATTGTAACTGCCGGAGGCTGATGAGGATACCCTCCCCGGGATCGCCCCCGGGAAAACGGGGAGAGGGTCACAACCTGAACCCCAGTTCCCGCAGCGTTTTCCCGATGCCGCCATCACCGCCGGACACCTGCACGGTGTAGGCCCCGAACTCCCTGCGTGGCGGGTAATCGTCCCTGAACCGCTCAAAATCGTCAGGCGCCTCCTTCAGCCTGTTGCTGTCCGCCACTATATCATAAGTATGCAAAAAAAGCCTGCCGGTCAGCTTATCAATGTCTGATATTACCGCGCCACCCCCGTTCGCCCCGGCACCAATTAAAACTCCGGCTCCCATGGCATCCCCGGTGCCAAGGGCAATGCGAACCACCGGATCGGCGGGTTCCGGCACCTCCGGGTACCAGTCCACGATACCCAGCCCGAAAAATTCACTCACCGCCCTCACGCTCTGAGCGGTGCCATTGGCCTTGCCGTCGAGCGAATATCCCGCTATATGCGGTGTTGCAATATCCGTCAGTGAAAGAAGATCGCGGTCAATCCAGGGTTCATTTTCCCATACATCGATAACCGTTCCCGCCAGCCTGCCGCTTTCCATTGCGCCGGTGAGCGCCAGCGTATTCATTACCTCCCCCCTCGAAGTGTTTATAAACCAGCCTCCCCGCTTCATCTTCTCAAAAAAGGGTCCGTCAGCCATATGGAATGTTTTGTCGATCCCTTCACGGTTAAGCGGCACATGCATCGTAACAATATCGGAGGCCCTGATAAGCCTGTCGAGCGGTTCAAAACCGGCACCCCCTTCTTCCCTTGCCCTTGGCGGATCATTAAGCAATACATTCATTCCCAGCGTACGGGCAAGCCTTTCAACCTTCCTGCCAACATGGCCCACCCCGACTACACCGATGGTAAAGTCGCCGAACCCCCTGCCACTCTTTTCCGAAATATATGCCAGCGCCGAAGCGAGGTATTGCATTACCGACCCAGAGTTGCAGCCCGGCGCGTTGCTCCACGATATGCCCCTGGCTCTGCAGTAGTCCCCGTCAATATGGTCGTGCCCGATGGTGGCCGTGGCAATATACTTTACGGGAGTGCCTTCCAGGAGCCGTTCGTTGCACCTGGTGCGGGTCCGCACAATCAGCGCATCAGCATCGGCCAGGTGTTGTCGTGATATTTCCCTTCCGGGGAAATAAACGACCCTGGCATATTTTTCAAGCACCCCCTTAAGGAAGGGTATCTTGTTGTCGGCCACTATTTTTATCATAACCAGATCATTGACTTGCACATGTTATCTTTACAACGTCTCCCCGGGGAAGACCCGTTCATCAATTGCTACTCATCCTTAAACCTGCCGGCCGATGCCCATAGTCCGAGTGCCGGGTTGGAAATATAGTACAGCTCTTCGCCGTCAGGCAGGGTATTGTACCCCTCTTTAAGCCGCCCGGGATCATACTTTCTCATCATCTCTTCAAGGTTGCCGTACCGGTAATTTACCGATTCGATCTCCTGCCGGCCCAGGTGTCCCGGACAGTATGTTATTGTGAACCTGTTCTCATGCGACCCGTGAATAAGGTGTGCAGCGGCGCTCAGGTTGCCCCTCAGCTCCTTTTTATCATCAACCAGCTTTAGTATCTCAGGGGTTGTAAGGTAGCCGTAACGCCTTATGAGCCGGTCTATCTCCCCGTCTTCGCCGAACTGCCTGAGCCCCGGCGCCAGCACTGTCAGCTCGCCGCCGTCGGCAATGGCCATGCGGGTGCGGTATATGCTCTTGTTGCCCAGCCAGGTGCTTTTGAACTCGTCAGGGTCAAGGTATACCACCACCTTCTGCAAAGGTTTGCCGACCATGGTGAAGTTTACCTTTAGCGAGAGCTCCGCCGCGCGGTAGAAGCACTCGTGGTCATCGCCTATGAAGAGCCCCCTCGTTACAAGTCCCCCCTTTTTTCCCGGTCCTACCACCGTCAGCACATAGACAATGGGAAGATGGCCTGCAAAATTTTCAGAAGCGTAGTTAAGCACCTTTCTCACGGGCGTATCGGCCCGGCCCATCATTCTCTCCATGCCATAGGCGGCTCCAAGGAAATGGCTCTTGTTGATGCCTTCTGCCCCGCCGGTGCCCACAAGCACGTTCTTGTTGTAGTTGGCCATACCCGTAACCTCGTGCGGCACCACCTGTCCGATCGACAATACCAGGTCATGCCCCCCGTGAGCCACCAGGCGGTTGACCTGTGCCGGCCAGGGATAGTCAACCCTTCCCTCCGACACTTCGCTCACGAAGCTGCCCGGCACCTCGCCCAGCGTAACCACATCGGTGCGCCACCGGTGAACCCTGAAGAGCGAATGCGGCACGCCTGGGTACATCTTATCCAGCTCCTCGCCGGTCATCGGGAAATGGGTTCCCAGCGCGGGAAGGATATCGGTCAGCGTCCTGCCGTAAT
This genomic window from Marinilabiliales bacterium contains:
- the gnd gene encoding decarboxylating NADP(+)-dependent phosphogluconate dehydrogenase codes for the protein MKEKADIGLVGLAVMGENLVLNMESKGFTVAVYNRTTDKVDRFVEGRGKDKNIIGTRSLQELVDSLEKPRKIMLMVKAGKPVDDFIGQIIPYLDKGDVLIDGGNSHFPDTNRRTAYLENKGFLYIGTGVSGGEEGALKGPSIMPGGSRAAWPLVKDIFQSIAARVADGTPCCDWVGEDGAGHFVKMVHNGIEYGDMQLICEAYHIMKEVLGMSAGEMHEVFKAWNEGELDSYLIEITRDILAYKDEDGEPMVDKILDTAGQKGTGKWTGITALELGVPLTLIGESVFSRCLSAQKNERIGASKILKGPEPVFTGDRVEFVEDLRQALYASKMVSYAQGYVLMREAAQEYGWDLNYGGIAMMWRGGCIIRSVFLGKIKEAFDNDPHLKNLLLDPFFKETVHRAQDSWRKVVATAVSNGIPVPALSSALCYYDGYRCERLPANLLQAQRDYFGAHTYERIDKPGGEFFHTNWTGRGGTTASSTYNV
- a CDS encoding 4-phosphoerythronate dehydrogenase, with translation MKIVADNKIPFLKGVLEKYARVVYFPGREISRQHLADADALIVRTRTRCNERLLEGTPVKYIATATIGHDHIDGDYCRARGISWSNAPGCNSGSVMQYLASALAYISEKSGRGFGDFTIGVVGVGHVGRKVERLARTLGMNVLLNDPPRAREEGGAGFEPLDRLIRASDIVTMHVPLNREGIDKTFHMADGPFFEKMKRGGWFINTSRGEVMNTLALTGAMESGRLAGTVIDVWENEPWIDRDLLSLTDIATPHIAGYSLDGKANGTAQSVRAVSEFFGLGIVDWYPEVPEPADPVVRIALGTGDAMGAGVLIGAGANGGGAVISDIDKLTGRLFLHTYDIVADSNRLKEAPDDFERFRDDYPPRREFGAYTVQVSGGDGGIGKTLRELGFRL
- a CDS encoding DUF2088 domain-containing protein; this encodes MLYFASGSEDDVLTSSDLREGLNEALGRLGSRRKVLALPPDYTRFHSRAGELTAMVGDYYGRTLTDILPALGTHFPMTGEELDKMYPGVPHSLFRVHRWRTDVVTLGEVPGSFVSEVSEGRVDYPWPAQVNRLVAHGGHDLVLSIGQVVPHEVTGMANYNKNVLVGTGGAEGINKSHFLGAAYGMERMMGRADTPVRKVLNYASENFAGHLPIVYVLTVVGPGKKGGLVTRGLFIGDDHECFYRAAELSLKVNFTMVGKPLQKVVVYLDPDEFKSTWLGNKSIYRTRMAIADGGELTVLAPGLRQFGEDGEIDRLIRRYGYLTTPEILKLVDDKKELRGNLSAAAHLIHGSHENRFTITYCPGHLGRQEIESVNYRYGNLEEMMRKYDPGRLKEGYNTLPDGEELYYISNPALGLWASAGRFKDE